Genomic segment of Engystomops pustulosus chromosome 8, aEngPut4.maternal, whole genome shotgun sequence:
actactgttcttttgtacaagtatataactactataatactgtccctatgtagaagaatataactactataatactgctcctatgcacaagaatataactactataatactgtccctatgtagaagaatataactactataatactgcccctatgtacaagaatataactactataatactgcccctatgtacaagaatataactactataatactgcccctatgtacaagaatataactactataatactgccccctatgtacaagaatataactactataatgctgccccctatgtacaagaatataactactataatactgccccctatgtacaagaatataactactataatactgccccctatgtacaagaatataactactataatactgccccctatgtacaagaatataactactataatactgccccctatgtacaaaaatataactactataatactgcccccctatgtacaagaataaaacctactataatactgcccattatgtacaagtatataactagtataatactgcccctatgtacaagaatataactactataatactgccccctatgtacaggaatataactactataattgtactataatgtacagaaaaataactattataatactgccctccccCTCCACAGCTAGCCTTCCCGCCAGGTCTGGTCTCTCTCCTCACTCAGACAGCCCCCTCCATGTCTGCACCCCCTTCTCACACTGCAAACTCCCTGAGGTCTCACAAAGCAAGCCCCCTCCATGGTCTAGTACTCCATCCTCCCACAGATTCCCCCCACAGGATGAGTCCCCCTCCTCAAAAATAGTCCCACCCAGAATATGTCCCAGCCCACACATGCTCCAGCAGTATACAGTAGCCCCCTcatatgccccagcagtatataggtagcccccacacatctcCAAGCAGTACATTGGTAGCCCCACACATAGGTTGCCCCCCACACATACCTAgcattatataggtagcccacaCACATTTCCCGGGAGTATAAAgtagccccacacatgccccagcagtatattgtagcccccacacatgccccagcagtgtaGAGGTAGGGCCCACACATGCTCTAGTAGTATataatagcccccacacatgccccagcagtatatgggTAGCTCCCACACATACCCCAGCAGAATATAGTAGccgccacacatgccccagcaataTATAGGTAGgacccacacatgccccagtagtatagagtaaacaccacacatgccccagtagtatataggtagccccacacatgccccagaagtatatagtagCTCCTACACATGCCCCATAAGTCACCCAGACGTCGTTGCTAAGTGCCATCGGCTAAGCAAGGATGTCAGCGCCAGGTTCGGGCAATGGACGCAGCCTGCGGTAGTATCATAACTTGTATCCAGTGATCAGCGATCACTAtgaagggctgggacagcacGCGTAGAGTGGAAGGCGATGCTGGAGCCTTAGTCGTTTGCCTACCCTTCGCCCCAGCTTTGCGGTGGGGACACAACCTGAGGCTTTGTCGGGCCACGGCCTTTGAACCCCTGTTACAAGCAGTCATATTTCAGGTATAGAGAAACACAACATTTACAGACAGTAGAACACTTTCAAATGAACACAGTCACATAGTATGGGAGGAATTCAGATTTTATTAGAAGCCAATTTCAGTAGCTACATCTAAAAATTTACATATTGAATATCTCTTTCTTTTATGTGATTTTGTAACTTGAGACTCTTTTAAAGTTGTAGCAATGTTCATTTTGTGACAGCCTTACTAAAAGCATCTTTCATAGCACTGAACGCCTTCTCAAAGGTCGCTCCAACTTCAGGGGTGTATTCTTTATGGAAAGTCCGAGCAATGACTATTTTTAATACGTCCCCAAAACGCTGTAAAAAGAACAAATATGGTACATGATTAGCATAAATGTCAGTATTTAGTAGTTTGACAACACAAATGAGATGAttgtttgtaaatgcaaattgGCTAAAGCACACAACAGGGCTTCCACTGCACCTGCTGGAGTAAAATTATTTTCATCCTGTCAGAAAATGATGGATAACTATAGGGGCCCTTCTTAATGAATTACTTAGGGGTGGGGAGCCTGTCTTTTGGGTTACTAAAGGGGTACCCTGCCTAATGGATTACTAAGGAGGAAAGCCCTGCCTAAAGGATTACTAAGGAGGGGAGCCTTGCCTAATGGATTACCAAGGAAGGGAGCCTTGCCTAATGGATTACTAAGGAGAGGACCCAGCCTAATGGAGGGGTCCAGCACACAGAGGGGACTCTGTGTGCTGGATTACTAAAGGGGGTCAGCCTAATGAATTACTAAGGGGGTGTCCTGCCTAATGGATTGCTAAGAGAGGGTTCCTTCCTAATGGATTATAAAGGGGGGACACTGCCTGATGGATTACTAAGGGGGTCCCTGCCTAATGGGTTActgactcgggggggggggggggatttacatGGTTTACTAATGAGGTCCGGAATACTTCAATATTGTTTAAATTACAGctgtacaaaatatattattTCTCATGGGGAGTGCTGTTTAACATAAGAATGGGGAAATACATAAATGTAGGTATGTTGGTACTGTATACAAAATTTGTAGTGCTGTATATAAAGATGGAACTAAAGTGTTTAATTCTGaaggaaatataaaaaatataattagtGGGGCATTTGATGTAAtttaaatctaccccatgtatgtatctgataacatgaaatcacaATATGCCACCATGGAGGATTGGGAGGAGCAGAAGTCCTGGAGGCATGCTGTTGTTTCTTTGGATACATACATGATTTAGACTTTGTAAATGTTATTGGTTAAAAGGGcctttgatgacatcatcatgtcacatggcatgaagtgctgaatggtgagaaggcatggggaggagcttctGTACACGCACCCTCTGACTCACTGCTGATGCAAGGTAAGATAACAAAATTGATTTTTTGGGgcgatgtaagggaaacaatttttagctagaagaagggtggcatttggtacattttgcaaagaaatgtggtgacagattcctttaAACGGAATCAGCAGGTTTCTTCCATTAATGCTGCTGGGTAGATACCAGCAGTATCATTTAAACAATATTGATATTAAGACGTCTGCtcctttattttaaaataaaaaatgaaatatttctATTCAAATAAAGCATGTGCTTTAGGGGGGCCTTCTCCCCgtcctccttcctccttctgcTGGAAATCTTACAGCAGCAGTATCAGTAAAAAACTTCATGCACATGTCTATATGGGGAACCATGAGGCATAAGGAATGCTCAATCCTCCTCTTCTGCACTCTGTGGTGTGCTATGCCCGGCTCTGGCGAGaacatggtcgtgtgcatgaggcctaactgaGAGCAAGTGCCTCAGAGGGGGAGGGCCGTGCAATAGCTGGAGCCTGGAGACACTCtgatgacaccacccaaagcacTTCTAACCTAATTTTATAGTTAAAATACAGAAAGATATGCTAGAATAGATGTTTTGTTCATCTGGAtataaaaaaagtgcaaatatttGCAATAATTACCACAAAGTTTTCCAGATCCACATGCAACTTTGAGGCTAAATGCTGGTGATGTTCAGCAAAGTGCGCATCCAGATTATCTAAGTGTTTCATGGCTGCTCCAATAGATTGCAAGATCTTTTCACCATGAGCTGCAACCTTGGGATCGCTGCTGATATCATCAACAGAGTCGAAGCTGCCAAGGCTATTAAAGCAACTTGGGGTTGAACGTTGGTTGAGGAGAAGCCtagtcagaaaaaaaaaagagttaaagaCAGCCTGTAATACTCATTATACACATATTCTGAActttataatacattatatatgaCATGGAGGCCAGGAAACAATATTAACTCATATAGAGTCCAGGCATTGACAGCGCACTATACCGCCCGTAGAAGGAGAATCAAGACAGTGGGCGATTAAGTATACGAAAAGGGATCGCGTTGACTCACAGAACTAGAATGACAGCATAAATACTCACTGAAGGGCTGTATACCATTTATATACCACCAGCTACCGGATCTCCTTTAGGAAATAGGTAGCAGATATAACTAAGGAAGTTGACATGACTGTATTGGGCATCCCACAAAGCACACACTCTATTTCCATATTATATTCTAATATTAAGAAACAACTCCTCAAAGGGGACACTGCAGAAAATAGGAAGATGTTGAGCACACAAGTTTCCGGAGACGTAGGTGTACGATGGGATAATGAAAGGGTGAGCTCAAGTCCAGAAGTGTGTGTTAAGTGGGAAATAGAGAAGAaaatttttttccgaatcctccaTCATGCCTATTACAGGTtcaaccttcacagattgcagaTAGATTGATTGCATGCCCGAAATGCTCCCTGGCAAGTGCAGGCTTGTGGCATTCGTTTGTAGCAATGCGACCAGTCACAAGCTTTCTGAAATTTGAACCTTTTCGTGCTAATTGGGAAGCTAACTTACCTATGGACTCACTGCTTCTCAGATTTCACAATGTAGATGGCGAGGGGGGTGTGTGCAAAATAATGGAATCACTGTACAATCAGATTTATATGCTCTTATGCTTGTTACATAACGTTATATTATTAATCATTGGATTCAGCATTCCACAACCACCATTTCACATAGCTCAGATGAGATACTTGATAAGGCTGGACTGGCTGGAAATGTTGCGCTGTAGGGTTCgccatgtggtggaaagggtggataaattactgggagggactAAAGATTAGGAAAGGACAATCAAGGTAGTATAAGGAATAATACCTGTGCCATATGCTACACAGAGAAGACAGCGGCGTGGCTCAGATCATGGTATAGAGCacagggatttgggttcctagagcactgggctgacttttgttggggtacaagctgttttccgcagataacttgaaCCTAAATGGAGTGGCATTAAAACTATGGATTTTTAAACTGtggtatttaaactaggattgggggaggagaacaaggaagaaaCTAAAGGGTTAGAAAGACATGGCTAGATGCATCACATAAGCGGGGTGTTCAAAGGGTGCTAGAAGGGGAAACAAGTGCTATCATGTGTAGACTcatctataaaatataaaattccaaatgtttaAAAAAGTGTACGCTCACCTATTTGGGTTGTGCATTTGGCTCAACTTGTAAAGAAAGTTTGGGTAAATAATATGGGGTCCGCTGCCGATGTGGTTCCTGGTTCGCGCTATCACGCCTGAAAGTATTGTCACCCCGGGATTCAGTGCTAGACTCCAAGGTAAGATTCAGGTTCTTTTTATTCTTacataaaagttttaaaatacagtgcagccaaggcgaagtacagagtcagaaggcaagttcaaggtcagggacaggcagaaggtctaGACAGGCGGCAGAAGTTCTGGGCCAGACGCAGAGCATAAACGGGAACAAGTCACAACGAGGAATCAaatcacaggcacaaggcaaagGAGTgaactttctcttaggcatatagcacgtagatccagcagggaatgccggcttttaaccatttcctgaaaagggatAGTactaatcagcggtgcgctggccctttaaatcttctgaagccggcccTCGCGCCCTAGAAGGCGGGAATGTGCATGCACAGCCGCCAGACGGGAGTCAGGAACAGGAAGAGGTAAGTGCAGCGGGCACTGGGGCACACGGAGTatcacgggtgagcctgcgacgtGAGACgtgggttgcgggagcacccgtgacaatgataTTAATGTTGAATGGGAATTCGATACTAGGTCATTATACTTAGAAATTTAttcctacaggtaacaagtatagacagactagattacaccctgcgtggcttatagctacagttaaaagggcaataaattataaaaagagggtattcaaaaatataaatctgacgggtcacctgaggctttcaataattGCTATTTACTTACTAAGTTCTGtatgaaggaaataaaatcagctaaattacaaaatgaaagacaagtAGCCAAAAATAGCAAAACATATATCAATGCGAAAAAAAAATgagtcagagcaggttggacccctataCTCAGAAAATGGGGCTTTGGTGACTAGAGACCAAGATGGGCAGAGATACTAAATGTTTTTTTAGCTACgcttatacaatagaagaaagaacttctgacgtgggtggtgccagtgcgggtcatgcatcctgtaatatactagactggctgaatgtagacatgatccaatctacgCTCAATAAcataaatgtgtacaaggctcctggaccagatgggttacactccagtcaccagatgggttacaccccagagttcttaaagaactcagttctgttattgctgtgccaTTGTCTAAAATCTTTAGAGATTCCCTAGTGACTAATATGGTGCCAAATGACtggtgcaaggcaaatgtggtgccaatattaaaAAAAGGCTCTGGAACTTTGCCAGACAATTACAGACCCGTAAGCTTAGCTGCAATTGTGGgggaaatattggaagggttactaaaagactacatactggagtatgtgacatcgaatagaataataagtgacagccagcatgggtttactaataAAAGTTGTCAGACTagcctgatctgcttctatgaagaggtgagcaggtgcctggatggaggagctgctgtggatatttttgTGTTCTTGGAGCTTGTAAAGGCATTTTACACTGtgcctcatagacgcctgatgggtaaaataaggtctattggtttggttggaatcatttgcaattggattgaaaactgtctgaaggatcgtatccagagagttgtggtcaatgattcctactcagaatggtcaccagttatgagtggtgtaccccagggttctggactttgcccactattatttaatgtatttattaatgataaagaggtagtgtctatttttgcagatgacaccaaactgtgttgtgtaatacagtctatggaggatgttcataggctgcagggtgacttggacaaactgaatgtttgggcatccacttggcaaatgagattAATTAGAAGCACACATCATGGACTtagctgacctacagcctggttATAATATAGAAACTGCCATCATCTAAAGTAGATAACATAAAAGCCACTAGGTTGAAAGTGCTTTGATTTTTTATCTTTGATGTAACAAGGTACAATATTGTATGTTGTGTAATgtacattttatgcattttttaaatgaattcTACAGATACAAAGTAAAAACCACATCTATACTATTGAGCAAAATTATTCATCTTTGTGCCAGTTAGGAGGTGTCACTCTCTTCTCTATTGACTATTGGCAAGGAATTTAACATTTTTGTACAAGTACACACCTGCAGCCTTTGGTGTGTGAGCAGAGTCTCAGACAGGATGAGAAGTAGGATAGTGCGGCAGAATAACTAGCATTTATATTCTACTAGCCGTATATCCCAgctttgcccgggatagtaaataactgctcctaGCTATAAAAATACAATTGgtaaacaaatattttttatctatctatctctccctgtctcGCTCTCGCTGCCTGTCTCTATATCAATCAGGGTCAgcaggtaagagttctccttatggagagcttgacaattaaggccgccttatagacGTGtgaagacttaaagccatagatgcttcactagggaattctgggaagaatgcaattACATTtttcaaggtgttaaatggaaaacaatgccttcttTTGCcatcttgaaaggcagcccccttaacatctagtggctttaagtctccacacgcctataaagTGGCaagctctccataaggagaactcttactccctgggagtctgttccttctggaatagatatactggtttggcttaatcccacatcatgttattagacttcttgtaggtcatacttggtgataaaggggctgcctttcaaggtagcaaaaggaagcATTGTTATCCATTTAACAACTTTGAAAACAGAtttggattcttctctgtttgtcactcactctctctatccctatccatcttgcctcacacataagctgtattatGCTCatagcctatagcagtgatggcgaacctatggcactagtgccagaggtggcactcagagccctttctgtgggcactcaggccatcagcccaggactgagttcaccaagcaggaacaaatccattaaatcttcctgcagtcctaggcaatattttacagcaacacttcattggctgtttggaactgcttgaaaattgagaaggcgttgaaagaactgcattatctttggaggtccaaAGATAAGAAGCTATagtggaccctggagagaagctatagtGAAAGTtagaatttgcccaccttctttcaactgtattggtggcctcaggcggccgatacaattaaagaagtggaagaacaggtagcaataagttactgcttaaaatggcacatcagggtaaataagtgggttttggttgtagtttgggcactcggtctataaaaggttcgccatcactggcctatagtaaccaatcagagctcatattaatgacctgtggtaaGATGtttaccaatcacagctcagcttctaactgccacagcaccagcagacaatggctcctgtatatggttgtTAAGAAGTGTCTTttgaaaagcatggggtgatTTAAAATCTAgcctatgatgttccctgagttacATGAGACTATGGAAAATTGGGTGATTGTAAACATAATGGTGCAGATTCCtctagcggacatacatacatacacactagagatgagcgaacatgctcgtccgagcttgatgctcggtcgagcattagggtactcgaaactgctcgttactcggacgaatacttcgcccgctcgagaaaatggcagctcccgccgttttgctttttggcggccagaaacagagccaatcacaagccaggagactctgcactccacccagcatgacgtggtacccttacacgtcgatagcagtggttggctggccagatcaggtgaccctgggatagactagccgctggccgcgctgctcggatcattctgtctctggatgccgctagggagagagctgctgctggtcagggaaagcgttagggtgttctattagcttactgttaggcaggagtgattctcaaagaacccaacagcccttcttagggctacaataacgttctactttttttattttaatttgcatcttttaccattttgtgaggaattagcagggggacttgctaccgttgtgtttagctcttagtggcacacatatccatagcaaagaccgaagtgggaaaattcagtaggggttggatttctattaggcaataactcagtgtcatctcatctggcatagtagtgtgcttcctttgatacttggctagaaaatagccataggagaatacaaacagcttcttgaagcctacagtagcgttctatatatttgatttctggttgatctgctggtggctttagtttctgcagtgcatgtacttgccaattctgagcaatttgtagtgagacttgcgaccgctgtgttctgcgcttagtggcgcacatatccatagcaaaggctgaagtgggaaaattcagtaggggttggatttctattaggcactaactcagtgtcatctcatctggcatagtagtgtgcttcctttgatacttggctagaaaatagccataggagaatacaaacagcttcttgaagcctacagtagcgttctatatatttgatttctggttgatctgctggtggctttagtttctgcagtgcatgtacttgccaattctgagcaatttgtagtgagacttgcgaccgctgtgttctgcgcttagtggcgcacatatccatagcaaaggctgaagtgggaaaattcagtaggggttggatttctattaggcactaactcagtgtcatctcatctggcatagtagtgtgcttcctttgatacttggctagaaaatagccataggagaatacaaacagcttcttgaagcctacagtagcgttctatatatttgatttctggttgatctgctggtggctttagtttctgcagtgcatgtacttgccaattctgagcaatttgtagtgagacttgcgaccgctgtgttctgcgcttagtggcgcacatatccatagcaaaggctgaagtgggaaaattcagtaggggttggatttctattaggcactaactcagtgtcatctcatctggcatagtagtgtgcttcctttgatacttggctagaaaatagccataggagaatacaaacagcttcttgaagcctacagtagcgttctatatatttgatttctggttgatctgctggtggctttagtttctgcagtgcatgtacttgccaattctgagcaatttgtagtgagacttgcgaccgctgtgttctgcgcttagtggcgcacatatccatagcaaaggctgaagtgggaaaattcagtaggggttggatttctattaggcactaactcagtgtcatctcatctggcatagtagtgtgcttcctttgatacttggctagaaaatagccataggagaatacaaacagcttcttgaagcctacagtagcgttctatatatttgatttctggttgatctgctggtggctttagtttctgcagtgcatgtacttgccaattctgagcaatttgtagtgagacttgcgaccgctgtgttctgcgcttagtggcgcacatatccatagcaaaggctgaagtgggaaaattcagtaggggttggatttctattaggcactaactcagtgtcatctcatctggcatagtagtgtgcttcctttgatacttggctagaaaatagccataggagaatacaaacagcttcttgaagcctacagtagcgttctatatatttgatttctggttgatctgctggtggctttagtttctgcagtgcatgtacttgccaattctgagcaatttgtagtgagacttgcgaccgctgtgttctgcgcttagtggcgcacatatccatagcaaaggctgaagtgggaaaattcagtaggggttggatttctattaggcactaactcagtgtcatctcatctggcatagtagtgtgcttcctttgatacttggctagaaaatagccataggagaatacaaacagcttcttgaagcctacagtagcgttctatatatttgatttctggttgatctgctggtggctttagtttctgcagtgcatgtacttgccaattctgagcaatttgtagtgagacttgcgaccgctgtgttctgcgcttagtggcgcacatatccatagcaaaggctgaagtggcaaaattcagtaggggttggatttctattaggcaataactcagtgtcatctcatctggcatagtagtgtgcttcctttgatacttggctagaaaatagccatagcaataggataggattgtttggttctaaaaactcaaaaaaaaaaaaaaaacacaaaaaaaaacaaaaaacacaaaaaaacacaaaaaaaacaaaaaaaagtaaaaaaaaaaaaaaagttataactctcattttaaaaatgtttaaccccagggctaggggtagaggacgagggcggggacgtgggcgtccaactactgcaggggtcagaggccgtggtcctgggcggggtgagacaccacctgctgatgagggagcaggggaacgccgcagagctacactccctaggttcatgtctgaagttactgggactcgtggtagagcactgttgaggccagaacagtgcgaacaggtgatgtcgtggattgctgacaatgcttcgagcaatttgtccaccaccagtcagtcttccacgcagtccacccatgtcaccgaaatccccactcctccagctcctgcacctcagcctcctcccccccagtctgccccctcccaggaaaatttgccatttgaaccggcatactctgaggaactgttttctggacccttcccacagtcacaaaccacttgtccggttgctgctgagcaattttccgatgcccaggttttccaccagtcacagtctgtgggtgatgatgaccttcttgacgtagtggaagtgtgtaaagaggtgtccgacgatgaggagacacggttgtcagacagtggggaagttgttgtcagggcaggaagtccgaggggggagcagactgagggatcggaggatgatgaggtgacagacccaagctgggttgagaggccgggtgaacacagtgcttctgagacggaggagagtcctcgacctgaacaggttggatgaggcagtggtggggccagacggagaggcagggccagagctggtgcatcagcgccactgtcaactagtgaagctcccgtggtgagggctcttgcggcgag
This window contains:
- the LOC140076207 gene encoding hemoglobin subunit beta-2-like, producing MVSFTEKEKKDIEAIWSHVDHKRNGKEALVRLLLNQRSTPSCFNSLGSFDSVDDISSDPKVAAHGEKILQSIGAAMKHLDNLDAHFAEHHQHLASKLHVDLENFVRFGDVLKIVIARTFHKEYTPEVGATFEKAFSAMKDAFSKAVTK